A region from the Pelagovum pacificum genome encodes:
- a CDS encoding type III secretion system chaperone family protein has product MALTEHISSDDIHPIDLVEHIAEHYDWEFDRIGDDQIAMAVEGQWRTYSITLAWSAFDETLRLICTFEMEPPEHRIPALYEVLNHANDLCWSGAFTYWAEQKLMVWRYGLVLSGEQIAGPEQIDTLIGAAVTSAERFYPAFQLVTWADRDPKDAVQIAIAEAYGTA; this is encoded by the coding sequence ATGGCGCTGACCGAGCACATTTCGAGCGACGACATTCATCCCATCGACCTCGTCGAGCATATCGCCGAGCATTACGACTGGGAGTTCGATCGCATCGGCGACGACCAGATCGCGATGGCGGTCGAGGGCCAGTGGCGCACCTACTCGATCACGCTCGCCTGGTCGGCGTTCGACGAGACGCTGCGCCTGATCTGCACCTTCGAGATGGAGCCGCCCGAGCACCGCATCCCGGCGCTCTACGAAGTGCTCAACCATGCCAACGACCTCTGCTGGTCGGGCGCCTTCACCTACTGGGCCGAGCAGAAGCTGATGGTCTGGCGCTACGGCCTCGTCCTGTCGGGCGAGCAGATCGCCGGCCCCGAGCAGATCGACACGCTGATCGGCGCCGCCGTCACCTCCGCCGAGCGCTTCTACCCTGCGTTCCAACTGGTCACATGGGCCGATCGCGATCCCAAGGACGCAGTGCAGATCGCCATCGCCGAGGCCTACGGCACCGCCTGA
- a CDS encoding ABC transporter ATP-binding protein: MTAALKLTDLKKTFAVGKSLFGAAKGHVHAVHPVNITVEKGETLGIVGESGCGKSTLARMLVGLLPPTGGTVEIDGQALDNADPAVFGKRIQYVFQDPISSLNPRKTIRQIMEAPLKRLHGMPKAERQKRIAEIFDSVNLREEFLDRYPHEFSGGQAQRIGIARALAAQASILILDEPVSALDVSVQAQVLNLLADLKTEFDLTYLFISHDLAVVEAVCDRIAVLYFGSVVELGRAEDIFRAPRHPYTKLLADSAPVVGRELKAPEGRETELPDPLNPPSGCAFRKRCPRATEKCAEEVPTLETATFGTQQAACFHPLEG, from the coding sequence ATGACCGCCGCGCTCAAGCTGACCGACCTCAAGAAGACCTTCGCCGTGGGCAAGTCCCTGTTCGGCGCGGCCAAGGGCCATGTCCACGCCGTTCACCCCGTGAACATCACCGTCGAGAAGGGCGAGACGCTCGGCATCGTCGGCGAGTCCGGCTGCGGCAAATCCACCCTTGCGCGGATGCTGGTCGGGCTGCTGCCGCCGACCGGCGGCACGGTGGAGATCGACGGCCAGGCGCTCGACAATGCCGACCCGGCGGTCTTCGGCAAGCGCATCCAATATGTCTTCCAGGACCCGATCTCCTCGCTGAACCCGAGGAAGACGATCCGCCAGATCATGGAGGCACCGCTGAAGCGGCTGCACGGGATGCCGAAGGCCGAGCGGCAGAAGCGCATCGCCGAGATCTTCGACAGCGTGAACCTGCGGGAAGAATTCCTGGACCGCTATCCGCACGAGTTCTCCGGCGGACAGGCGCAGCGGATCGGCATCGCGCGTGCGCTCGCCGCGCAGGCCTCGATCCTGATCCTGGATGAGCCGGTCTCCGCGCTCGACGTATCGGTGCAGGCGCAGGTGCTGAACCTGCTGGCGGACCTCAAGACGGAGTTCGACCTCACCTACCTGTTCATTTCCCACGACCTCGCCGTGGTGGAGGCGGTCTGCGACCGGATCGCGGTGCTCTACTTCGGGTCGGTGGTGGAACTGGGCCGGGCGGAGGACATCTTCCGCGCGCCCCGGCATCCCTACACCAAGCTCCTGGCGGATTCCGCGCCGGTCGTGGGGCGGGAGTTGAAAGCGCCCGAGGGTCGGGAGACTGAACTTCCCGACCCGCTCAACCCGCCGTCGGGCTGCGCCTTCCGCAAGCGCTGCCCCCGCGCGACGGAGAAATGCGCCGAGGAGGTGCCGACGCTGGAAACCGCGACCTTCGGCACCCAGCAGGCGGCCTGTTTCCACCCGCTGGAGGGCTGA
- a CDS encoding Shedu immune nuclease family protein: protein MSEIDFEEFEYAKNRDPDKLYISKGFKYPGKETVYRRGWKRFEAGPLKELIKDGGEFVLHETDTGIQQIQARFIEDGRRITHLHIQRWSTKTGNPIGDQVVLYGEQVSKLLEFLNNIQRLEIPESGKFNVNEADLRLVHMPDAEARKLLEERPGLVAEFARSQITTEDVIALAYRRKELKAFSEMLDSGVSISESTWQNFFERNQWIFGYGLSYIFTTGLDERKLQQTIRGSSVAGPGKVPDGIMKTRAAVSALCLVEIKKSETGLLKENEYRRGTWAPSAELSGAVAQCQETLRAATNELDTYHRFFDEQGNPTGEELMAVQPRSFLVVGSLDQFKTEKGVNASRYQAFEGFRRNLRQPKIITFDELYERARFIVEHTENSGVSIEPQDEDEILF, encoded by the coding sequence ATGTCAGAAATTGATTTTGAGGAATTTGAGTATGCCAAAAATCGAGATCCAGATAAGCTCTATATATCGAAGGGTTTCAAGTACCCCGGCAAAGAAACCGTTTACAGGCGCGGCTGGAAAAGGTTCGAGGCTGGGCCGTTGAAAGAGCTTATCAAGGATGGTGGTGAGTTCGTTCTACATGAAACAGATACGGGCATCCAGCAGATTCAGGCTCGGTTTATCGAGGATGGGAGGAGAATTACCCATCTTCACATTCAGCGTTGGAGTACCAAAACCGGAAACCCCATAGGTGATCAGGTCGTGTTATATGGCGAGCAGGTTTCTAAGTTGTTAGAGTTTCTAAACAATATCCAGCGCTTGGAAATTCCTGAGTCTGGCAAATTCAACGTGAATGAGGCTGACTTGCGTTTGGTCCACATGCCGGACGCTGAAGCTCGCAAACTTCTTGAAGAACGGCCTGGACTCGTTGCCGAATTTGCACGTAGCCAGATTACCACCGAAGACGTGATTGCGCTCGCATATCGCCGCAAGGAGCTGAAAGCGTTCTCAGAAATGCTAGATTCTGGCGTGAGCATCTCGGAAAGTACTTGGCAAAACTTCTTTGAACGCAATCAGTGGATTTTTGGCTACGGCCTTAGCTACATCTTCACTACAGGGTTGGATGAGCGCAAACTTCAACAAACGATCCGTGGATCCAGTGTGGCTGGGCCGGGAAAGGTTCCAGACGGCATCATGAAGACCCGTGCCGCTGTTAGTGCACTTTGCCTTGTTGAAATCAAGAAAAGCGAAACCGGACTTTTAAAAGAGAACGAATACCGCCGTGGCACGTGGGCACCTTCTGCGGAACTAAGTGGTGCAGTGGCGCAATGCCAAGAGACGTTGCGTGCCGCTACTAATGAGTTAGACACATACCATCGCTTTTTCGACGAGCAAGGCAACCCGACCGGGGAAGAGTTGATGGCGGTTCAGCCTCGATCATTTCTAGTAGTCGGCAGCCTCGATCAGTTTAAGACCGAAAAAGGTGTGAACGCATCGCGTTATCAAGCTTTCGAGGGCTTCCGCCGGAATCTGCGCCAACCAAAAATCATCACCTTTGACGAGTTGTACGAACGAGCTCGGTTCATCGTTGAGCATACAGAAAATTCGGGGGTGTCTATCGAACCTCAGGACGAAGACGAGATTCTCTTTTAA
- the lgt gene encoding prolipoprotein diacylglyceryl transferase, translating to MTGIPFPDWLRPEVFSVSLFGMEFALRWYALAYIAGILIGWRIVIAAIRRPKLFPGNTAPMTESQVEDLLTWIIIGVIVGGRLGFVLFYRPDYYLQNPLEIPMIWQGGMAFHGGFLGVVAAVVYASRKHRAPLGSIADLLALATPVGLMLGRLSNFINAELWGRPTDLPWGVIFPGAAAQDCPAIEGLCARHPSQIYEAGLEGLLLGTILLVSVFAYRWTKRPWVTTGVFLTGYGLSRMFVELFRQADPQFITPDNPMGYVVQLAGAGLSMGQLLSLPMVIVGLLTIWWGLRASRGTAAA from the coding sequence ATGACAGGCATTCCCTTTCCCGACTGGCTGAGGCCCGAGGTCTTCTCCGTCTCCCTTTTCGGCATGGAGTTCGCGCTCCGTTGGTACGCGCTGGCCTATATCGCCGGCATCCTCATCGGCTGGCGCATCGTGATCGCGGCGATCCGCCGTCCCAAGCTGTTCCCGGGCAATACCGCGCCGATGACGGAGTCGCAGGTCGAGGATCTGCTGACGTGGATCATCATCGGCGTGATCGTCGGCGGACGGCTCGGATTCGTGCTGTTCTACAGGCCGGACTACTACCTGCAGAATCCGCTCGAGATCCCGATGATCTGGCAGGGCGGGATGGCGTTCCACGGCGGCTTCCTCGGTGTCGTGGCAGCGGTGGTCTATGCCTCGCGCAAGCATCGCGCGCCGCTCGGGTCGATCGCCGATCTGCTGGCGCTGGCCACGCCTGTGGGGCTGATGCTCGGCCGGCTTTCCAACTTCATCAATGCCGAGCTGTGGGGACGTCCGACGGACCTGCCGTGGGGCGTGATCTTCCCCGGCGCGGCGGCGCAGGACTGCCCCGCCATAGAGGGGCTCTGCGCCCGTCACCCGTCGCAGATCTACGAGGCGGGTCTCGAGGGGCTGCTGCTCGGCACGATCCTGCTCGTCAGCGTTTTTGCCTACCGCTGGACGAAGCGGCCGTGGGTCACGACCGGGGTCTTCCTGACCGGCTACGGCCTGTCACGCATGTTCGTGGAGCTGTTCCGGCAGGCCGATCCGCAGTTCATCACGCCGGACAACCCGATGGGTTACGTCGTGCAACTCGCCGGGGCCGGGCTGTCGATGGGCCAGCTGCTGTCGCTGCCAATGGTGATCGTCGGTCTGCTGACGATCTGGTGGGGCTTGCGGGCGTCGCGCGGGACGGCGGCGGCATGA
- a CDS encoding sarcosine oxidase subunit delta yields the protein MRIPCPHCGARDRREFTYKGADLAAPGGTEWSDAWDDYLHLRDNPAGELTELWYHDPCGTWVSVRRDTVSHAVIGSAAASAGRPS from the coding sequence ATGCGCATCCCCTGTCCCCATTGCGGCGCCCGCGACCGGCGCGAGTTCACCTACAAGGGCGCCGATCTCGCAGCCCCGGGCGGCACCGAATGGTCGGACGCATGGGACGACTACCTGCACCTGCGGGACAATCCGGCGGGTGAGCTGACGGAACTCTGGTATCACGACCCCTGCGGCACCTGGGTCAGCGTGCGGCGTGACACCGTCAGCCATGCGGTGATCGGCTCCGCTGCCGCCTCGGCGGGGCGGCCCTCGTGA
- a CDS encoding winged helix-turn-helix transcriptional regulator, with protein MRVLVGAWSWRGVAHALELRREGFAVTQADTPDDLLLLADGGGADAVLLWSDVPGTAAAGLVAPLAGRRPVLVLGCPGDGDEGAACYAAGAFAVLDRAGAAEVAARLRAAVMRRAGHTPPRIAFGGLVIDVMARTVTIPAGKVPLSPLQYQMVERLALASGTVVSRDALLDHLYGGEQEPSHRVLDTFLHDVRRRICAAGGQGSLIETVRGQGFRLARTTTPDLSLLAG; from the coding sequence ATGCGTGTCCTTGTCGGGGCATGGTCCTGGAGGGGCGTTGCCCACGCTCTCGAACTGCGCCGCGAAGGTTTCGCGGTGACGCAGGCCGACACTCCTGACGACCTTCTTCTGTTGGCCGATGGCGGTGGTGCCGACGCGGTCTTGCTCTGGTCCGATGTCCCCGGCACCGCCGCCGCAGGGCTGGTTGCGCCCCTCGCCGGGCGACGCCCGGTCCTAGTGCTGGGCTGTCCCGGCGACGGAGATGAGGGTGCGGCCTGCTACGCTGCCGGTGCTTTCGCCGTGCTGGACCGCGCCGGCGCGGCCGAGGTCGCGGCCCGCCTGCGCGCGGCGGTCATGCGCAGGGCGGGTCACACGCCGCCACGTATCGCGTTCGGCGGCCTCGTCATCGACGTGATGGCGCGCACCGTCACCATCCCCGCGGGGAAGGTCCCGCTGTCTCCGCTGCAGTACCAGATGGTCGAACGGCTCGCGCTGGCCAGCGGTACGGTGGTCAGCCGGGACGCGTTGCTCGACCATCTCTACGGTGGTGAACAGGAACCGTCGCACCGGGTGCTCGACACGTTCCTGCATGACGTGCGCCGCCGCATCTGCGCGGCGGGCGGGCAGGGCTCGTTGATCGAGACGGTTCGTGGCCAGGGGTTCCGGCTCGCCAGGACCACGACCCCTGACCTGTCGCTGCTGGCCGGTTAG
- a CDS encoding M42 family metallopeptidase: protein MNTDLLKRLCETPGVPGHEERVRALIETEIEGLFDEVSTDAMGSLHCVRKADKDGAPKVMMLCHMDEIGFLVNHVSDKGFVYVQPVGGFDPRNLFSRRVLVCTADGDLKAVMNPGGKPIHISAPEDRKKVPEVADFYIDTGLGAAAKDKVEVGDYVVMDEPFLEMGEKFVSKALDNRVACWLGIEAVRAAAKDKRGAEIHVVFTTQEEVGLRGARTAAFKVRPDIGIGIDVTLSCDTPGVPEQDRTTVQGEGFGLHIRDGSFISDKGLVAEIDALAKAKGIPFQRTMLRAGGQDGAAAQQAAAGAKAFGITVGTRYIHTVTEMIHKSDLEAARDILAAYIESF from the coding sequence ATGAATACCGATCTTCTCAAGCGACTCTGCGAGACCCCCGGCGTGCCCGGCCACGAGGAGCGCGTCCGCGCGCTGATCGAGACCGAGATCGAGGGGCTCTTCGACGAGGTGAGCACCGACGCGATGGGCTCGCTCCACTGCGTGCGCAAGGCCGACAAGGACGGCGCGCCGAAAGTCATGATGCTCTGCCACATGGACGAGATCGGGTTCCTCGTGAACCACGTCTCCGACAAGGGCTTCGTCTACGTGCAGCCGGTCGGCGGCTTCGACCCGCGCAACCTGTTCTCGCGCCGGGTGCTGGTCTGCACGGCGGACGGCGACCTGAAGGCGGTGATGAACCCCGGCGGCAAACCGATCCACATCTCCGCCCCCGAAGATCGCAAGAAGGTCCCCGAAGTCGCGGACTTCTACATCGACACCGGGCTCGGCGCGGCGGCGAAAGACAAGGTCGAGGTGGGCGACTACGTCGTGATGGACGAACCGTTCCTCGAGATGGGCGAAAAGTTCGTCTCCAAGGCGCTCGACAACCGGGTGGCCTGCTGGCTCGGCATCGAGGCGGTCCGCGCGGCGGCGAAGGACAAGCGCGGCGCGGAGATCCACGTGGTCTTCACAACTCAAGAGGAAGTCGGCCTGCGTGGTGCACGCACGGCGGCGTTCAAGGTGCGGCCCGACATCGGGATCGGCATCGACGTCACGCTGTCCTGCGACACGCCCGGCGTGCCGGAGCAGGACCGCACCACGGTGCAGGGCGAGGGCTTCGGCCTTCATATCCGTGACGGGAGCTTCATCTCCGACAAGGGGCTGGTGGCCGAGATCGACGCGCTGGCGAAAGCCAAGGGCATCCCCTTCCAGCGCACGATGCTTCGCGCTGGCGGGCAGGACGGTGCGGCGGCGCAGCAGGCCGCGGCCGGGGCGAAGGCCTTCGGGATCACGGTCGGCACGCGCTACATCCACACCGTGACCGAGATGATCCACAAGTCCGACCTCGAAGCGGCGCGCGACATCCTCGCCGCCTATATCGAGTCCTTCTGA
- a CDS encoding sarcosine oxidase subunit gamma, with product MARLRSRTPFEGLLPITIGTVLVEEVVPGPVHLVATFAGQEAGVGRALGTGLSLAFPAPGQVTEGRDARAIWVAPGQALVFAADLPAIAHAAVTDQSDAFAICAVSGPDAAELLSRLVPVDLRPSAFPTGTTARTLVGHMTASVTAVENGIEIMVFRSMAGTLAEELSHAARHLAARRA from the coding sequence GTGGCTAGGCTCCGGTCCCGCACCCCGTTCGAGGGGCTGCTGCCGATCACCATCGGCACGGTGCTGGTGGAAGAAGTCGTCCCCGGTCCGGTCCACCTTGTCGCGACCTTTGCCGGTCAGGAGGCCGGAGTCGGACGCGCGCTCGGCACCGGACTGTCGCTCGCCTTCCCCGCGCCCGGACAGGTGACCGAAGGACGCGACGCCCGCGCGATCTGGGTTGCGCCGGGCCAGGCGCTGGTCTTCGCTGCCGACCTGCCGGCCATCGCCCACGCAGCCGTCACCGACCAGTCCGACGCCTTCGCGATCTGCGCGGTGAGCGGCCCCGATGCGGCGGAACTGCTGTCCCGTCTTGTGCCCGTCGACCTGCGCCCGTCCGCGTTCCCGACGGGCACCACCGCGCGCACGCTCGTCGGACACATGACCGCCAGCGTCACCGCGGTGGAAAACGGGATCGAGATCATGGTGTTCCGCTCGATGGCCGGCACCCTCGCCGAAGAGCTCAGCCACGCCGCGAGGCACCTCGCCGCGCGCCGCGCCTGA
- a CDS encoding sarcosine oxidase subunit beta family protein, translating to MAYSGWRIFREALSGNKGWERAWRDPEPRAEYDIVIIGGGGHGLSTAFYLAKEHGLKNIAVLEKGYLGGGNVGRNTTIVRANYYLPGNSEFYSHSLKLWEGLEGELNYNVMHSQRGLINLFHSDGQRDAFVRRGNSMINQGDDAILLDREGVRAHLPYLDFDNARFPVQGGLYHPRGGTARHDAVAWGYARGADQRGVDLIQNCEVTGIDIEGGKVRGVQTTRGAIRAKKVGIVTAGRSGQVAAMAGMRLPIESHVLQAFVTEGLKPVIDHVVSFGMGHFYISQSDKGGLVFGGDLDFYASYAQRGNLPIVEHVMEAAMTLMPMIGKAKVLRSWGGIMDMTPDGSPIIDKTGIDGLYIDCGWCYGGFKAVPASGFCFAHLIAQGRPHKSAEKFRLDRFNTGIGLMDEEGTGAQHNLH from the coding sequence ATGGCCTATTCGGGCTGGCGCATTTTCAGGGAAGCCCTCTCGGGCAACAAGGGATGGGAGCGCGCGTGGCGCGACCCGGAGCCTAGGGCCGAGTACGACATCGTCATCATCGGCGGCGGCGGCCATGGCCTGTCGACCGCCTTCTACCTCGCCAAGGAACACGGGCTGAAGAACATCGCCGTGCTCGAGAAGGGTTATCTCGGCGGCGGCAACGTGGGCCGCAACACGACGATCGTGCGGGCCAACTACTACCTGCCGGGGAACTCGGAGTTCTATTCCCATTCGCTCAAGCTCTGGGAAGGACTCGAGGGCGAGCTGAACTACAACGTGATGCACAGCCAGCGCGGGCTCATCAACCTGTTCCACAGCGACGGGCAGCGGGACGCCTTCGTGCGGCGCGGCAACTCGATGATCAACCAGGGCGACGACGCGATCCTGCTCGACCGCGAGGGCGTGCGCGCGCATCTGCCCTACCTCGATTTCGACAATGCCCGCTTCCCGGTGCAGGGCGGTCTCTACCATCCTCGCGGCGGCACCGCCCGGCACGACGCGGTGGCCTGGGGCTATGCGCGCGGCGCCGATCAGCGTGGCGTCGACCTGATCCAGAACTGCGAGGTCACGGGCATCGACATCGAAGGCGGCAAGGTCCGGGGCGTCCAGACCACCCGCGGCGCGATCCGGGCGAAAAAGGTCGGCATCGTCACGGCGGGCCGCTCCGGCCAGGTGGCGGCGATGGCGGGGATGCGCCTGCCGATCGAGAGCCATGTGCTTCAGGCTTTCGTGACCGAAGGGCTGAAGCCGGTGATCGACCATGTCGTCAGCTTCGGCATGGGGCACTTCTACATCAGCCAGTCCGACAAGGGCGGCCTCGTCTTCGGTGGCGACCTCGATTTCTATGCCTCCTACGCGCAGCGCGGCAACCTGCCGATCGTCGAGCACGTGATGGAGGCCGCGATGACGCTGATGCCGATGATCGGCAAAGCGAAGGTGCTGCGCAGCTGGGGCGGCATCATGGACATGACCCCCGACGGATCGCCGATCATCGACAAGACGGGGATCGACGGGCTCTACATCGACTGCGGCTGGTGTTACGGCGGCTTCAAGGCCGTGCCGGCCTCCGGCTTCTGCTTCGCGCATCTGATCGCGCAGGGCCGGCCGCACAAGTCGGCCGAGAAATTCAGGCTGGACCGGTTCAACACCGGCATCGGCCTCATGGACGAGGAGGGAACCGGTGCGCAGCATAATCTCCACTAG
- a CDS encoding sarcosine oxidase subunit alpha family protein: MRVAGKGIYGDAKAVPFSFDGQSFEAREGDTLAAALLANDVRLVARSFKYHRPRGVLTAGSEEPNALVTVGQGAAQVPNVRATVQEVFPGLAARSQNAWPSLKRDALAINDLMSPFFGAGFYYKTFMWPKSFWEKVYEPAIRRAAGLGALSGKPNDEAYEKAFAFCDLLVIGAGPAGLMAALTAARAGADVILADEDARMGGRLLSETLEVDGTAGHVWAAELLDELAGMPNVRLMSRTTVTGVYDHGTYGALERVGLHRPAAPDLVRECFWRIVASRAVLCAGALERHIAFADNDRPGIMMASAVRAYLNRWGVAPGQNVTIFANNDAAHRTAKDLLDAGVKVNGVIDTRDRERVPESTDYEVFIKGRVTGTAGRHALEEIEIEHKSGARTLKTDCLALSGGWNPSLHLTCHRGARPAWSGQIAAHVPPEGAVPGLAVAGAARGIFSTAGCLEDGVKAALSALGELGLSARDVEVPKAEDGAYAIRPFWRVAGEGRAWLDFQNDVTVKDVEQAAKEGFRSVEHMKRYTTQGMATDQGKSSNVAALAILAHVTDRSIPETGTTTYRPPFSPVSIAAMGAGGQGQGFAPRRLTTSHEASVQKGAPMIEAGLWYRPSYFPLRDEKTWRQSCDREVAMVRNAVGVTDVSTLGKIDVQGPDAGAFLDYVYTGTFSTLAEGRVRYGAMLREDGFVMDDGTAARLGADHYLVTTTTAAAGQVMRHFDYVAQVLRPDLSVRHASVTEQWAQFAVAGPRSKKLLDGLLDAPADPAFMAWAPVTVSGVRARLFRITFSGELGYELAVPARYGAAVYRMLVALAEGLGGGAYGMEALNVLRIEKGFLTHAELDGRTTAFDLGMERMCSTKKDYVGRAAASRPGLTGPDRDQLVGLRAAGAVRQLTAGAYLFAPGAEPVSDSAEGNVTSACYSPTLDTGIALALLRDGRARHGEHVKLVDHLRGIEALCEVCDPVFYDPEGGRARG, translated from the coding sequence GTGAGGGTCGCAGGCAAGGGCATCTACGGCGACGCCAAGGCCGTCCCCTTCAGCTTCGACGGACAGAGCTTCGAGGCCCGCGAGGGCGACACGCTCGCCGCCGCGCTGCTGGCCAACGACGTCCGCCTCGTTGCGCGGTCCTTCAAGTATCACCGCCCGCGCGGCGTGCTGACCGCCGGCTCGGAAGAGCCGAACGCGCTCGTCACGGTCGGGCAGGGCGCGGCCCAGGTGCCCAACGTCCGCGCCACGGTGCAGGAGGTCTTTCCCGGCCTCGCCGCCCGCAGCCAGAACGCCTGGCCCTCGCTGAAGCGCGACGCGCTGGCGATCAACGACCTAATGTCGCCGTTCTTCGGCGCAGGCTTCTACTACAAGACCTTCATGTGGCCGAAGAGCTTCTGGGAGAAGGTCTACGAGCCGGCGATCCGCCGCGCCGCCGGGCTTGGCGCGCTGTCGGGCAAGCCAAATGACGAGGCCTACGAGAAGGCCTTCGCCTTCTGTGACCTGCTGGTGATCGGTGCCGGCCCTGCCGGGCTGATGGCCGCACTGACCGCCGCCCGCGCCGGTGCGGACGTGATCCTCGCCGACGAGGACGCGCGGATGGGCGGCCGGCTCCTGTCGGAGACGCTGGAGGTCGACGGCACCGCCGGTCACGTCTGGGCGGCGGAGCTGCTCGACGAACTCGCCGGGATGCCCAACGTCCGCCTGATGAGCCGCACCACGGTGACAGGCGTCTACGATCACGGCACCTATGGCGCGCTCGAACGGGTCGGGCTGCACCGTCCTGCCGCGCCCGACCTCGTGCGGGAGTGCTTCTGGCGGATCGTTGCCAGCCGGGCAGTGCTCTGCGCCGGCGCGCTGGAGCGGCACATCGCCTTCGCCGACAACGACCGGCCCGGTATCATGATGGCCTCCGCCGTGCGCGCCTACCTCAACCGCTGGGGCGTCGCGCCGGGACAGAACGTGACGATCTTCGCCAACAACGACGCCGCGCACCGCACCGCCAAGGACCTGCTCGACGCCGGGGTGAAGGTGAACGGCGTGATCGACACCCGCGATCGGGAGCGTGTGCCGGAGTCGACCGACTACGAAGTCTTCATCAAGGGCCGGGTCACCGGCACCGCCGGGCGCCACGCGCTCGAGGAGATCGAGATCGAACACAAGAGCGGCGCGCGCACGCTCAAGACCGATTGCCTCGCCCTGTCGGGCGGCTGGAACCCGTCGCTGCACCTGACCTGCCACAGGGGCGCTCGGCCCGCCTGGTCGGGCCAGATCGCTGCCCACGTCCCGCCGGAGGGCGCGGTGCCGGGCCTCGCGGTCGCGGGCGCCGCGCGCGGCATCTTCTCCACCGCCGGTTGCCTCGAGGACGGGGTGAAGGCGGCGCTCTCCGCGCTGGGCGAGCTCGGCCTGTCGGCGCGCGACGTCGAGGTCCCGAAGGCCGAGGACGGCGCCTATGCCATCCGCCCCTTCTGGCGCGTCGCGGGCGAGGGGCGGGCATGGCTCGACTTCCAGAACGACGTGACCGTGAAGGACGTGGAGCAGGCTGCGAAAGAAGGCTTTCGCTCGGTCGAGCACATGAAGCGCTACACGACGCAGGGCATGGCCACCGATCAGGGCAAGAGCAGCAACGTCGCCGCGCTCGCCATCCTCGCCCACGTCACCGACCGCTCGATCCCCGAGACCGGCACCACGACCTACCGCCCGCCATTCTCGCCCGTCTCCATCGCCGCGATGGGCGCCGGCGGTCAGGGGCAGGGCTTCGCGCCCCGGCGACTGACGACCTCGCACGAGGCGAGCGTCCAGAAAGGCGCGCCGATGATCGAGGCGGGGCTCTGGTATCGCCCCTCCTACTTTCCGCTCAGGGACGAGAAGACCTGGCGCCAGAGCTGCGACCGCGAAGTCGCGATGGTCCGCAATGCGGTCGGCGTGACCGACGTCTCGACACTGGGCAAGATCGACGTTCAGGGGCCGGATGCGGGCGCGTTCCTCGATTACGTCTACACCGGCACCTTCTCGACCCTTGCCGAGGGTCGTGTCCGCTACGGCGCGATGCTGCGCGAGGACGGTTTCGTCATGGATGACGGCACCGCCGCGCGGTTGGGGGCGGACCACTACCTCGTGACCACGACCACCGCCGCGGCGGGACAGGTGATGCGCCACTTCGACTACGTCGCGCAGGTGCTGCGCCCCGACCTGTCGGTGCGCCATGCCAGCGTGACCGAGCAATGGGCGCAGTTCGCCGTCGCCGGCCCGCGGTCGAAGAAGCTGCTCGACGGGCTGCTCGACGCGCCCGCTGACCCTGCTTTCATGGCATGGGCGCCGGTCACCGTCTCCGGCGTCAGGGCGCGGCTGTTCCGGATCACCTTCTCGGGCGAACTCGGCTACGAACTGGCCGTGCCCGCGCGCTACGGGGCCGCCGTCTACCGAATGCTCGTCGCGCTGGCGGAGGGACTCGGCGGCGGCGCCTACGGGATGGAGGCGCTGAACGTGCTCCGGATCGAGAAGGGCTTCCTCACCCATGCGGAGCTCGACGGCCGCACCACCGCCTTCGACCTCGGGATGGAGCGGATGTGTTCCACCAAGAAGGACTACGTCGGACGCGCCGCGGCGAGCCGCCCGGGCCTCACCGGCCCGGACCGGGATCAACTTGTCGGTCTGCGCGCCGCCGGGGCCGTGCGCCAGCTCACTGCCGGCGCCTACCTGTTCGCGCCCGGGGCGGAGCCGGTCAGCGACAGTGCGGAGGGCAACGTCACCTCGGCCTGCTACTCGCCGACGCTCGACACCGGCATCGCGCTCGCCCTGCTGCGCGACGGGCGGGCGCGGCATGGCGAACATGTGAAGCTTGTCGATCACCTGCGCGGTATCGAAGCCCTGTGCGAAGTCTGCGACCCGGTGTTCTACGATCCCGAGGGAGGGCGCGCCCGTGGCTAG
- a CDS encoding accessory factor UbiK family protein — protein MQTRGKIFDDISQLMTNAMGVAQGAREEAETAFKGMVDRWLADRDFVTREEFEAVRGMAQKAREENEALKARLDALEAKSS, from the coding sequence ATGCAGACCAGAGGCAAGATCTTCGACGACATCTCGCAGCTGATGACCAACGCGATGGGCGTGGCTCAGGGAGCGCGGGAAGAGGCCGAGACGGCCTTCAAGGGCATGGTCGACCGCTGGTTGGCCGACCGCGACTTCGTCACCCGTGAGGAATTCGAGGCCGTGCGCGGCATGGCCCAGAAGGCGCGCGAAGAGAACGAGGCGCTGAAAGCCCGGCTCGACGCGCTCGAGGCGAAGTCCTCCTGA